In Larimichthys crocea isolate SSNF chromosome VI, L_crocea_2.0, whole genome shotgun sequence, one genomic interval encodes:
- the LOC104933696 gene encoding rano class II histocompatibility antigen, A beta chain isoform X1 encodes MKRSLCLLFLCLFSSTSVDCATNGSGYFMTADFRCAMYSRERTHVEYLVDWHFNEEFVMQYNSTVGKWTGFTPGGMITASLFNGDFYDVQQRKVEKQLICVDHVDMIFNVTEESIAEPSVTLVESTSSSKNAMLVCSAYDFYPKNIRLTWLMNGQEVTSGVTFSDVLTNGDWTYQVHSYLEYTPSIRQDRVSCMVEHASLREPKIYHRDLNQSDRRLLIGGVCFLVLGAVFLSLGLMQYRRKRGNGANADVLKSVLPRVVEVGYPCNGTDDLLEHPGVIGPAWSEVCHVDPRLWW; translated from the exons ATGAAACGCTCCCTGTGCCTGCTCTTTCTGTGCCTTTTCTCTTCGACATCTGTGG ACTGTGCCACCAATGGATCCGGATACTTCATGACAGCCGACTTCAGGTGCGCCATGTACTCCAGAGAGCGCACGCATGTGGAGTATCTGGTGGACTGGCATTTCAACGAAGAGTTTGTGATGCAGTACAACAGCACGGTTGGCAAATGGACGGGCTTCACTCCGGGCGGGATGATCACTGCATCTCTGTTCAATGGAGACTTCTACGACgtgcagcagagaaaagtgGAGAAGCAGCTGATATGTGTCGACCATGTCGATATGATATTCAACGTGACCGAGGAAAGCATTG CTGAGCCCAGCGTCACTCTCGTGGAGTCCACCAGCTCCAGTAAAAACGCCATGCTCGTGTGCAGCGCCTACGACTTTTACCCCAAAAACATCAGGCTGACGTGGCTCATGAACGGGCAGGAAGTGACCTCGGGCGTGACCTTTAGCGACGTGTTGACAAACGGGGATTGGACCTATCAGGTCCACTCTTACCTGGAGTACACACCTTCAATCCGACAGGACAGAGTCAGCTGTATGGTGGAGCACGCCAGCCTCAGGGAACCAAAGATTTATCACAGAG ACTTAAATCAGTCAGATAGGAGGCTCTTGATTGGTGGAGTTTGTTTTCTGGTGTTGGGAGCGGTGTTTCTGTCCTTGGGACTGATGCAGTACAGGAGAAAACGAG GAAATGGAGCCAATGCAGACGTGCTAAAATCTGTACTTCCTCGAGTGGTTGAAGTTGGATATCCGTGTAACGGTACAGAtgacttattagagcacccaggcgtcattgGGCCCGCCTGGTCTGAGGTCTGCCATGTTGATCCACGTCTATGGTGGTGA
- the LOC104933697 gene encoding uncharacterized protein C20orf85 isoform X2, which produces MLSMLLGLPGNSVSMATVNRKARVNAERQSARDWPKKWGILTEAYEEYERESKKLNEEARRKLPQDPAAQPPTPVEEHIDV; this is translated from the exons ATGCTGTCTATGCTGCTCGGCCTTCCAGGGAACTCCGTCTCCATGGCGACGGTAAACAG GAAAGCACGAGTCAACGCCGAGAGGCAGTCAGCTAGAGACTGGCCCAAAAAGTGGGGCATCCTTACCGAGGCCTACGAGGAg TACGAGAGGGAGTCTAAGAAGCTGAACGAGGAGGCCAGAAGGAAGCTTCCCCAAGACCCAGCAGCACAACCACCGACCCCTGTAGAAGAACACATCGACGTAtga
- the LOC104933696 gene encoding rano class II histocompatibility antigen, A beta chain isoform X2, with the protein MKRSLCLLFLCLFSSTSVDCATNGSGYFMTADFRCAMYSRERTHVEYLVDWHFNEEFVMQYNSTVGKWTGFTPGGMITASLFNGDFYDVQQRKVEKQLICVDHVDMIFNVTEESIAEPSVTLVESTSSSKNAMLVCSAYDFYPKNIRLTWLMNGQEVTSGVTFSDVLTNGDWTYQVHSYLEYTPSIRQDRVSCMVEHASLREPKIYHRDLNQSDRRLLIGGVCFLVLGAVFLSLGLMQYRRKRVFTSVSGKWSQCRRAKICTSSSG; encoded by the exons ATGAAACGCTCCCTGTGCCTGCTCTTTCTGTGCCTTTTCTCTTCGACATCTGTGG ACTGTGCCACCAATGGATCCGGATACTTCATGACAGCCGACTTCAGGTGCGCCATGTACTCCAGAGAGCGCACGCATGTGGAGTATCTGGTGGACTGGCATTTCAACGAAGAGTTTGTGATGCAGTACAACAGCACGGTTGGCAAATGGACGGGCTTCACTCCGGGCGGGATGATCACTGCATCTCTGTTCAATGGAGACTTCTACGACgtgcagcagagaaaagtgGAGAAGCAGCTGATATGTGTCGACCATGTCGATATGATATTCAACGTGACCGAGGAAAGCATTG CTGAGCCCAGCGTCACTCTCGTGGAGTCCACCAGCTCCAGTAAAAACGCCATGCTCGTGTGCAGCGCCTACGACTTTTACCCCAAAAACATCAGGCTGACGTGGCTCATGAACGGGCAGGAAGTGACCTCGGGCGTGACCTTTAGCGACGTGTTGACAAACGGGGATTGGACCTATCAGGTCCACTCTTACCTGGAGTACACACCTTCAATCCGACAGGACAGAGTCAGCTGTATGGTGGAGCACGCCAGCCTCAGGGAACCAAAGATTTATCACAGAG ACTTAAATCAGTCAGATAGGAGGCTCTTGATTGGTGGAGTTTGTTTTCTGGTGTTGGGAGCGGTGTTTCTGTCCTTGGGACTGATGCAGTACAGGAGAAAACGAG TTTTCACCTCCGTGTCCGGGAAATGGAGCCAATGCAGACGTGCTAAAATCTGTACTTCCTCGAGTGGTTGA
- the LOC104933697 gene encoding uncharacterized protein C20orf85 isoform X1, producing MADSQRTSEPINSVHQDELWKARVNAERQSARDWPKKWGILTEAYEEYERESKKLNEEARRKLPQDPAAQPPTPVEEHIDV from the exons ATGGCGGATTCACAGCGAACATCTGAACCCATCAACTCAGTGCATCAAGATGAactctg GAAAGCACGAGTCAACGCCGAGAGGCAGTCAGCTAGAGACTGGCCCAAAAAGTGGGGCATCCTTACCGAGGCCTACGAGGAg TACGAGAGGGAGTCTAAGAAGCTGAACGAGGAGGCCAGAAGGAAGCTTCCCCAAGACCCAGCAGCACAACCACCGACCCCTGTAGAAGAACACATCGACGTAtga